The nucleotide window ATCGTGCCGATCCCCGGCACGACGAAGCTGCACCGCCTGGAGGAGAACCTCGGCGCCGCCGACGTCGCACTCTCGCCGGACGACCTGGGTGAGATCGACGCAGCTCTCGCCGGGATCCCCGTGCAGGGCGCTCGGCTCCCCGAGGCTGTGCTCCAGTTCTCGAACCGGTGAGGGCGACTACGATGACGAAGGTGCTCATTCTGGGCGCGACCGGCAGCATCGCCCGCGTGGCGACGAAGCTGTTTCTGAACGAGACCGACGTGGAACTGACCCTGTACGCGCGCACGGCGCGTCGACTGGGACCGGTCGACGCCGCCCGCGTGCGGATCATCGAGGGTGACGTGCTCGACGCCGCGACGCTCACCGACGCAATGGCGGGGCAGGACGTCGTCTACGCCAACCTCGCCGGCGACCTCGTGGCGATGGCGCGGAGCGTCGTGGACGCGATGCACGCCGCCGGGGTACGGCGCCTCGTGTGGATCAGCTCCATGGGGATCTACGGCGAGGTGCCGGGCGAGCGGTACCGCCGAGTGCTCGACCCGTACCGCGACTCGGCCGCCGTGATCGAGGCGTCGGACCTCGACTGGACGATCCTGCGGCCGGGCTGGTTCACCGACGATGACGACGTCACCTACGAGACGACACGGAAGGGCGAACCGTTCCGCGGGCACGACATCTCGCGCATGAGCCTCGCGACGCTCGTCGTTAGGCTCGCGACGACTCCGGGGCTGGTGATCCGCGAGAGCCTGGGCGTGAACACGCCGGTTTGACATCACGAACGTTCATCCGGGACATCCCGGGATCTTCAACACGAGGCAGTCATGCAGAAGCGCTCACTCGGCACCAGCGGTCTCGAAGTCTCCGCCCTCGGCTACGGCGCGATGGGCCTGAGCTACGGCTACGGCCCCGCGACCGACCGCACGCAGGCGGTCGCGATCATCCGCGCGGCGGTCGAGCGCGGCGTGACGTTCATCGACACCGCCGAGGTGTACGGCCCGTTCGTGAACGAGGAGGTCGTCGGCGAAGCACTCGCGCCCGTCCGCGACCGCGTGGTCATCGCGACCAAGTTCGGCTTCGACATCGACGCGGCGACGGGCGTGAACCACGGGGGAGTGAACAGCCGCCCGGACCACATCCGAGCGGCGGTCGAGGGGTCGCTTCGCCGCCTGCGCGTCGAGACCATCGACCTCCTCTACCAGCACCGCGTGGACCCGGACGTTCCGATGGAAGACGTCGCGGGCACGGTGCGAGAGCTGATCGCCGAGGGGAAGGTCAAGCACTTCGGGCTCTCCGAGGCCGGGGAGCAGTCCATCCGCCGCGCCCATGCCGTGCAGCCCGTCACCGCGCTGCAGAGCGAGTATTCGCTCTGGTGGCGGGAGCCCGAGACCAACGGCGT belongs to Gemmatimonadaceae bacterium and includes:
- a CDS encoding NAD(P)H-binding protein, with translation MTKVLILGATGSIARVATKLFLNETDVELTLYARTARRLGPVDAARVRIIEGDVLDAATLTDAMAGQDVVYANLAGDLVAMARSVVDAMHAAGVRRLVWISSMGIYGEVPGERYRRVLDPYRDSAAVIEASDLDWTILRPGWFTDDDDVTYETTRKGEPFRGHDISRMSLATLVVRLATTPGLVIRESLGVNTPV
- a CDS encoding aldo/keto reductase, whose protein sequence is MQKRSLGTSGLEVSALGYGAMGLSYGYGPATDRTQAVAIIRAAVERGVTFIDTAEVYGPFVNEEVVGEALAPVRDRVVIATKFGFDIDAATGVNHGGVNSRPDHIRAAVEGSLRRLRVETIDLLYQHRVDPDVPMEDVAGTVRELIAEGKVKHFGLSEAGEQSIRRAHAVQPVTALQSEYSLWWREPETNGVLATCEELGIGFVPFSPLGKGFLTGKIDQTTTFQQGDLRGTTFPRFTEENRKANQTMVDLITHVAADKHATPAQIALAWLLSRKPWIVPIPGTTKLHRLEENLGAVDVVLSADDPRDLTAAAERIPVQGDRYPAAMQARVGR